A section of the Choristoneura fumiferana chromosome 5, NRCan_CFum_1, whole genome shotgun sequence genome encodes:
- the LOC141427858 gene encoding uncharacterized protein, protein MQSSLVCLLVLVAAAAAAPQREGAAFSKEAIKQAQNTFLIPKDAEIQKVQEGIELAAYESIPGNQRINLFEILGDQVPSEVINNLQGQIDQVGRN, encoded by the exons ATGCAGTCCTCGCTCGTGTGCTTGTTGGTgctggtggcggcggcggcggcggcgccgcaGCGCGAGGGCGCGGCCTTCTCCAAGGAAGCTATCAAGCAGGCACAGAACACCTTCCTCATCCCCAAGGACGCTGAGATCCAGAAG GTGCAAGAAGGCATCGAGCTGGCGGCGTACGAGTCGATCCCCGGCAACCAGAGGATCAATTTGTTCGAGATCTTGGGCGACCAGGTGCCGTCTGAAGTCATCAACAACCTGCAAGGCCAGATCGACCAGGTCGGCCGCAACTAG